The sequence TACATTACATTGTCTGGCCAAACATGTCAATGAACTTTTACCGGTTGTAGCTGAACTGATTACAGATTCTATTTTCCCTGAAGAAGAATTAGCCACCTACAAACAAAATCAAAAACAAAAATTATCGGTTAGCTTAAAAAAGTGTGACTTTATTGCCAACAGATTGATTGACGAATATATTTATGGGTTTCATCATCCTTACGGGAAATATACTTCTACACTCGATTACGATCAGTTGAACAGAGAAGAACTTATTGCCTATTTTAAAAAATTTTACGCAGAAGGTCATTGTACCATTTTTACAGCAGGAAAAATTCCTTCTGATTTGCAGCAGCAATTGAATACCTATTTTGGTAAGCTTCCTTTGCAGCAAAGACCCATTCCTAATATTCAATACAACCTGCAACCTGCATTAGAAAAGAAGCAACAGATTATTAATGATGAGAATGGCGTTCAGGGAGCCATTAGAATTGCCAGACCATTCCCGAATAAACATCATCCGGATTATCAGAAAACACAAATACTAAACAGTGTATTTGGAGGATTTTTTGGATCAAGACTCATGAGTAATATCAGGGAAGACAAAGGTTATACATATGGTATTCATAGTTATATACAAAATCATGTTGGAGAAACTGCCTGGATGATTAGTACAGAAGCAGGCCGTGATGTTTGTGAAGCCACTATTACCGAAGTTTATAAAGAAATGGAAATTCTACAAAATGAACTCATTGATGAAGAAGAACTAAGCCTCGTAAAAAATTATATGCTGGGTACTGTACTGGGAGATTTAGATGGCCCCTTCCAGTTAATTGCACGATGGAAAAACTATGTACTCAATAATCTGGATGAAAACTATTTTTATAATAGTGTACAAACGATTAAGTCAACAACAGCAAAAGAATTGCAGGAACTCGCTAAAAAATATTTGAATCCATCGGATTTTTATGAGCTTACCGTAATTTAATTGATTCATTTCACTTTGAAATGAGTGAGAAAATATACAGCATTTCTGTGCCGATTTGCCTGCTTCTTTCAAGATAAACTTCATTTTGTTGAGGAGTACCATCGGACAATTTGGGATCTTCGTAGGGTAGCTTGAATCTTCCATCTGCTCCTTGAACAATTGGGCAAGAAGCGTCTGCACTGGAACAAGTTAACACCGCACCATACTCCCTCTGAGGATTAGCTTCATGCGTATATAGTTTCGAAAATGCCATCAATTTACCAGCATTGTTGGCAAAAGCAACTTCATAAAACGGGTTACTATTATAGTCCTTAGCAAGGATTTCAAATCCAATCTCTTGTAATGCATGAACTGCATTTTCATTAAATGCGGTAACTTCTGTTCCCCCCGAATAGCAAAAAACATGATCAACTCCGTAATAAGCAGCAGCCGCTTGAGCCATTAATTGAGATATATGGCTACGTCGGGAATTATGGGTACATATAAATGTAAGCTGGACTTTTTGCTGTGCTTTATTTTTTGTTCTTATGTAAGCGCCGATTTCTTCTAAAACAAGCTTTCTCTCAACAGGTATTTCACTAAAATTTAGTGCGGCTTTATCAAAGAACAATTGTAAACCAGGCAATAATATTTTCTTTTGAGCTGCTGTCATAACTAATCAGTGACTAAAAAATTTATACTAATGTCAGTTGTACCATTTTTTTAGCAACATCCACCACCAGGTGTACAACAGCTGGTTACTACCTTAGCATCTGTTGCATCAGCAATAACAATGGCCTCTGGTTTTTCAGCATATACTGTTATGCTGAAGATACCTGAACCACCATTATTAAATGCAGCTATTTCTTCTTCTGTCAAATAGTTCTTAAGAATATCGTTGGGAATAATGATAGGTTTTTCTTTCTGTACAATGATATTTTCAAAATGGTTCAGGTGAATCAGTTCCAGGTATACGTCTTTTTGTATAGCACCTGCAACACAACCTGCATACATTTCAGCATCTTTCTTTAAAGACTCTGGTAGCTGGCCAACTATTACCACATCCGATAAACTGAAATGTCCGCCTGGTTTTAACACACGATAGATTTCTTTGAACACTCCATCCTTATTTGGAACTAGATTCAATACACAATTACTTACCACTACATCGGCAATATTTCCGCCCAATGGCATATGTTCTATATCGCCCTCGCGAAATTCTACATTATTAAACCCTAAGGCATCAGCATTATTTCTTGCTTTCTGAATCATGGCAGGCGTAAAATCAATACCAATGACTTTTCCCTTTTCGCCTGTTTGTGCCCTAGCAACAAAACAATCATTGCCTGCTCCACTTCCCAAATCCACTACTACATCACCCAGCTTAATTTGGGCAAACTGTGTAGGAAGTCCACATCCTAAACCTAGGTCTGCATGTTCAATGTACCCTTCCATCGTTGTATAATCATCACTCATAATATTATAGACTTCTGTGCTGCATCCGCCAGCACCACAACAGGAAGCTTTATTGTCTGCAATAGATTGATTTGCAATTTCGGCGTATTTGTTTTTTACTATTTGTTTTAATTGTTCTTCGGTTTGCATAAAATATATTTTTAAATAATTAACTGATTTAACAACAGGATTGCTGTTGTACTTTAAGTTTAGAAAATAACTGATTAAAAGATTGATTAAATTTTTCAAAAGCTTTCCAATTGATGCAATAGCAACTCCTGGGTCCTTCCACTGTTCCCTTAATTAAACCCGCTTCTTTCAATTCTTTTAAATGTTGTGATACCGTAGACTGTGCCAATGGTAATACATCTACAATTTCTCCGCACACACATTCACTTTTTTGTGCGAGTACTTTTAATATTGCTATTCGGGCTGGATGCGAAAGCGCTTTGGCAAACAACGCCAGCTCCTGTTCTGTTTTTAAAAACTCTTCTAACTTAGGTGAGGCCATACTTAATCGTTTATATACGATAAAGCAAAGCTAAGAAGATAATTTCAATTCATCGTATTTTTACGATAATTATTTTTTTGTTCAGGGTCATAGAGAAATACATACTTCTATATTGTTACTCTGCCATCTATTACATATAGAACGCACCGGTGCTTAAATGGAGAAATCCCTATTTTGAGGTCTCCTAGACAATTCGCCATTCATCCCTTTTTAGCACCATCCATCCCTTTATCAAAATTCTAAAAAATTACAAATCATTGATTTTCAAGTAATTATACAAAACCAACATCTAAACTCAGCCTATTACCTAAAAAAACTAGGTACTATGTGTTGCATAGTACTAAAAAATACTCCATCTTTGTGTTGTCAAAGTAATTAATCAAACAAAGAACTTAAAAATACTT is a genomic window of Sediminibacterium sp. TEGAF015 containing:
- a CDS encoding M16 family metallopeptidase — encoded protein: MLDRNIQPSIVDAVSFDLKLRKCEQYQLDNLVPVYSMNAGTQDVLMIEWVFKAGNWFEQKNIVAGTTNFLLKNGTSNKTAYEINDHFEFHGAYLNRACYNETAAITLHCLAKHVNELLPVVAELITDSIFPEEELATYKQNQKQKLSVSLKKCDFIANRLIDEYIYGFHHPYGKYTSTLDYDQLNREELIAYFKKFYAEGHCTIFTAGKIPSDLQQQLNTYFGKLPLQQRPIPNIQYNLQPALEKKQQIINDENGVQGAIRIARPFPNKHHPDYQKTQILNSVFGGFFGSRLMSNIREDKGYTYGIHSYIQNHVGETAWMISTEAGRDVCEATITEVYKEMEILQNELIDEEELSLVKNYMLGTVLGDLDGPFQLIARWKNYVLNNLDENYFYNSVQTIKSTTAKELQELAKKYLNPSDFYELTVI
- a CDS encoding low molecular weight phosphatase family protein, encoding MTAAQKKILLPGLQLFFDKAALNFSEIPVERKLVLEEIGAYIRTKNKAQQKVQLTFICTHNSRRSHISQLMAQAAAAYYGVDHVFCYSGGTEVTAFNENAVHALQEIGFEILAKDYNSNPFYEVAFANNAGKLMAFSKLYTHEANPQREYGAVLTCSSADASCPIVQGADGRFKLPYEDPKLSDGTPQQNEVYLERSRQIGTEMLYIFSLISK
- a CDS encoding arsenite methyltransferase, translated to MQTEEQLKQIVKNKYAEIANQSIADNKASCCGAGGCSTEVYNIMSDDYTTMEGYIEHADLGLGCGLPTQFAQIKLGDVVVDLGSGAGNDCFVARAQTGEKGKVIGIDFTPAMIQKARNNADALGFNNVEFREGDIEHMPLGGNIADVVVSNCVLNLVPNKDGVFKEIYRVLKPGGHFSLSDVVIVGQLPESLKKDAEMYAGCVAGAIQKDVYLELIHLNHFENIIVQKEKPIIIPNDILKNYLTEEEIAAFNNGGSGIFSITVYAEKPEAIVIADATDAKVVTSCCTPGGGCC
- a CDS encoding ArsR/SmtB family transcription factor, whose translation is MASPKLEEFLKTEQELALFAKALSHPARIAILKVLAQKSECVCGEIVDVLPLAQSTVSQHLKELKEAGLIKGTVEGPRSCYCINWKAFEKFNQSFNQLFSKLKVQQQSCC